In Anseongella ginsenosidimutans, one genomic interval encodes:
- a CDS encoding FecR family protein — MPANNQADHMAILARKWMDGTITAGEMAEFEQWYASFDDAEPEMLQDETPEALRERLYDSIQRGEFPAEKGKMRNLYRYLAGAACVAFLTSFSFWWTQNRFSTFPFTRIVMVDAGAEIEKAMLPDGSIIWLRPGATLKYPASFSGGRRVSLSGEGLFEVAKDSLHPFTVSVGDYTATVMGTSFYIKESDNRRDMQLAVLTGKVKVGRKDANPSFGTQIVLPDEKLLTGDVPAVKRLSREESTSYAAGTGYDMNFRNTPFSLVVARIEQKFDVDIRGDLNRYASCRFTANMTDQGLDYTLKLLTRSVGITYKQEERIVHFEGGGCK, encoded by the coding sequence ATGCCGGCAAACAATCAGGCGGACCATATGGCGATACTGGCCAGGAAATGGATGGATGGTACCATCACAGCCGGGGAAATGGCCGAATTTGAGCAATGGTACGCTTCATTCGACGATGCTGAACCGGAGATGCTGCAGGATGAAACCCCGGAAGCGCTGCGGGAACGCCTTTACGATTCCATACAGCGGGGCGAATTTCCGGCAGAGAAAGGAAAGATGCGGAACCTGTACCGCTACCTGGCGGGCGCGGCTTGTGTGGCATTTTTGACTTCCTTTTCCTTTTGGTGGACACAGAACCGTTTCAGCACCTTTCCTTTTACCCGTATCGTCATGGTTGATGCCGGTGCGGAGATAGAAAAAGCCATGCTGCCGGACGGTAGCATTATCTGGCTCAGGCCGGGGGCGACATTAAAATACCCCGCTTCCTTCAGCGGCGGGCGCAGGGTATCCCTTTCGGGGGAAGGCTTATTTGAAGTGGCGAAAGACTCGCTTCACCCCTTTACGGTATCGGTGGGGGATTATACGGCTACTGTGATGGGAACCAGCTTTTACATAAAGGAATCGGACAACCGGCGCGATATGCAGCTTGCGGTTCTCACCGGGAAAGTGAAAGTGGGAAGAAAGGATGCCAACCCCTCATTTGGGACGCAGATCGTACTTCCCGATGAAAAGCTTCTGACCGGCGATGTTCCGGCGGTTAAACGGCTCAGTAGGGAGGAAAGCACAAGCTATGCGGCGGGTACGGGCTACGATATGAATTTCAGGAATACCCCTTTCAGCCTGGTGGTGGCAAGGATAGAACAAAAGTTCGACGTAGATATCAGGGGCGATCTGAACCGGTATGCTTCCTGCCGTTTTACGGCGAATATGACCGACCAGGGTTTGGATTACACGCTTAAACTACTCACGAGGTCTGTGGGGATTACCTACAAACAGGAAGAAAGGATCGTTCATTTCGAAGGAGGCGGATGTAAATAA
- a CDS encoding RNA polymerase sigma-70 factor gives MKTFCDTELLNGLRENDHEAFRYLYEKYWDKLYVVARKRLDNTWEAEEIVQDVFCKLWRRRETLSLKGGFENYLAVAVKFEVINRFAKRAHAAAYRQHLELRYSEADQDMLRQLDFDELRRRLETTIQTLPAKCSIVYRLSREQGFSNRQIAEELNISIKTVEGHLSRALKALRSVFG, from the coding sequence GTGAAAACCTTCTGTGATACGGAGTTGCTTAACGGACTTCGCGAAAATGATCATGAAGCATTTCGTTATTTGTATGAGAAATATTGGGACAAGCTATACGTAGTGGCCCGCAAGCGCCTGGACAATACCTGGGAAGCGGAGGAAATTGTCCAGGATGTTTTCTGCAAGCTATGGCGCAGGCGCGAAACCCTGTCGCTGAAAGGCGGTTTCGAAAACTACCTGGCCGTCGCCGTGAAATTCGAGGTGATCAACCGCTTCGCAAAACGCGCTCATGCAGCGGCTTACCGGCAGCACCTGGAGCTGCGTTATTCCGAAGCCGACCAGGATATGCTCCGGCAGCTGGATTTCGACGAGCTTCGGAGGCGGCTGGAAACAACCATTCAGACCCTTCCCGCAAAGTGCAGCATCGTCTACCGCCTCAGCCGCGAACAGGGATTCAGCAACCGGCAGATTGCCGAAGAGCTGAACATTTCCATTAAAACCGTCGAAGGACACCTTAGCCGTGCCTTGAAAGCGCTTCGTTCCGTCTTCGGATAG
- a CDS encoding endonuclease/exonuclease/phosphatase family protein translates to MSLKKITSLLILIITLPLLSIGQELTVASYNIRYANEGDAEKGDGWESRLPVITSQVLFFDFDLMGVQEALESQLIDLDGQLEAYDRIGVGRKDGKTGGEYSPIFYKKDRFKLLDHATFWLSETPETPSKGWDAALNRICTWGKFRDNESKKEFFYFNLHMDHKGQEARKNSTLLVLEKIREIAGNAPVILSGDFNFDQDHPNYKLIAGSGFLEDTYELAPIRMAPNGTFNQFNFNNTGHDRRIDHIFINKKFTANRFGILTGSYKGHFPSDHFPVVVELEMR, encoded by the coding sequence ATGAGCCTGAAAAAAATAACTTCATTACTGATCCTTATAATAACGCTGCCGCTTCTTTCCATCGGGCAGGAACTGACCGTAGCTTCCTATAATATCCGTTATGCCAATGAAGGCGATGCCGAAAAAGGCGACGGCTGGGAAAGCCGCCTCCCGGTCATAACTTCTCAGGTGTTGTTTTTCGATTTTGACCTTATGGGGGTACAGGAAGCCCTTGAAAGCCAACTTATAGACCTGGACGGGCAGCTGGAAGCCTATGACCGTATAGGCGTAGGAAGGAAAGACGGGAAAACAGGCGGAGAGTATTCTCCGATATTCTATAAAAAGGACCGCTTCAAGCTGCTGGATCACGCTACGTTCTGGCTTTCTGAAACTCCGGAAACGCCCAGCAAAGGCTGGGACGCAGCACTGAACCGGATCTGCACCTGGGGCAAGTTCAGGGATAACGAATCAAAAAAAGAGTTTTTCTATTTTAACCTGCACATGGACCACAAAGGGCAGGAAGCCAGGAAAAACAGCACCCTGCTGGTGCTTGAGAAGATCCGCGAGATCGCCGGGAACGCGCCGGTGATCCTGTCCGGGGATTTTAACTTTGACCAGGACCATCCCAATTACAAGCTGATCGCCGGATCAGGTTTCCTGGAAGATACGTACGAGCTGGCGCCCATCCGTATGGCGCCAAACGGAACCTTTAACCAGTTCAATTTCAACAACACCGGTCATGACAGGCGCATTGACCATATTTTTATCAATAAAAAGTTCACAGCCAATCGTTTCGGGATCCTGACCGGGAGCTATAAAGGCCATTTCCCTTCCGACCATTTCCCGGTAGTAGTCGAGCTGGAGATGCGCTAG
- a CDS encoding RagB/SusD family nutrient uptake outer membrane protein, with protein sequence MKWTLDDTYYDGGTRNDNSISIIRYAEVLLNYAEARAEQGLMNNEDWQLTIGVLRGRAGITGGLNTLPVTADPYLQANYFPEISDPVLLEVRRERAIELALEGFRFYDLVRWKKGELMELPWNGFYVPALNTPMDLNEDGDMDVSFVQAPPSTPAPGVTYINVAPTISGGVNPQQLSQGTRGEITWLENLPREWDEKHYLYPIPEADLEDNPELGQNPGWE encoded by the coding sequence ATCAAATGGACCCTGGACGACACGTATTATGACGGCGGCACGCGGAACGACAATTCCATCAGTATTATCCGATATGCCGAAGTACTGCTGAATTATGCCGAAGCGCGGGCAGAACAGGGCCTGATGAACAATGAGGACTGGCAGCTGACCATTGGCGTTTTACGGGGCCGGGCCGGCATTACCGGCGGGCTGAATACGCTTCCGGTAACTGCCGATCCCTACCTGCAGGCGAATTATTTCCCTGAAATATCAGATCCGGTCCTGCTGGAGGTTCGCAGGGAGCGGGCAATTGAACTGGCCCTCGAGGGCTTCCGCTTTTATGACCTGGTACGCTGGAAAAAAGGGGAGTTGATGGAATTGCCATGGAACGGCTTCTATGTGCCGGCCCTGAACACGCCTATGGATCTGAACGAGGACGGCGACATGGATGTTTCCTTCGTACAGGCACCGCCTTCCACTCCTGCGCCTGGTGTGACCTATATCAACGTAGCCCCTACCATCAGCGGGGGCGTCAATCCCCAGCAGCTCTCTCAAGGCACCCGGGGAGAGATCACCTGGCTGGAAAACCTTCCGAGGGAATGGGATGAAAAACATTATCTTTACCCCATCCCGGAAGCCGACCTGGAGGACAACCCCGAACTGGGTCAAAACCCGGGCTGGGAATAA
- a CDS encoding RagB/SusD family nutrient uptake outer membrane protein, with product MKNRRYPLYLVLLAGCLVSCEKLDQVPEDTATKDAVFGSENGLELYSISFYDILPSGNDIHRGDALADYAARTQVPDFIRPGAFDARQSSGWDWEGLRNLNYFIENCTNPAIPEETRRHYIGLARFFRAWFYFEKVKRFGDVPWISKAMSVDDPGLFSSRDPRTLVMDSVLADLDYACENIRTTEDETRSLITTFVAYAFKSRVCLFEGTFRKYHTNYDLGSTAGTWLKEAEEAAKFVMDNSGFSLYEGVGPESSYRQVFISKAPVASEVMLSAVADPSLSVFNDANWWWTSSTYGSRVSFTRTFINTYLNRDGTPFTNVPGHETMTFPEEVKNRDLRLSQTIRMGDYKRINGGVEEPAPPYFPTPIPATSQSNGPWTTRIMTAARGTTIPSVLSDMPKYC from the coding sequence ATGAAAAATAGAAGATACCCTTTATACCTTGTCCTGCTGGCAGGATGCCTCGTGTCCTGTGAGAAACTGGACCAGGTGCCGGAAGACACTGCCACAAAAGATGCCGTATTCGGAAGCGAAAACGGCCTGGAGCTATATTCCATTTCCTTCTATGATATTCTTCCCAGCGGAAACGATATTCACCGCGGGGACGCACTGGCCGATTACGCGGCCCGTACCCAGGTCCCGGATTTTATCCGTCCTGGTGCGTTTGACGCCCGGCAAAGTTCGGGCTGGGATTGGGAAGGCCTTCGGAACCTCAATTATTTCATTGAGAACTGCACCAATCCGGCCATCCCTGAGGAAACACGCCGTCATTACATTGGCCTGGCCCGGTTTTTCCGCGCCTGGTTTTATTTCGAAAAAGTAAAGCGATTCGGGGATGTGCCCTGGATCAGCAAAGCCATGAGTGTGGATGATCCCGGCCTGTTCAGCAGCCGCGACCCCAGGACGCTGGTAATGGATTCCGTCCTGGCAGACCTGGATTATGCCTGCGAAAATATCCGCACAACGGAAGACGAGACCCGCAGTCTCATTACCACTTTCGTCGCCTATGCCTTTAAATCAAGGGTTTGCCTCTTCGAAGGGACCTTCCGGAAATACCATACAAACTACGACCTGGGGTCTACTGCCGGAACCTGGCTGAAAGAAGCTGAAGAAGCGGCGAAATTTGTCATGGACAATTCCGGTTTTAGCTTGTACGAAGGCGTGGGGCCGGAAAGCTCTTACCGCCAGGTGTTCATCAGCAAGGCCCCTGTTGCCAGCGAAGTGATGCTGTCTGCGGTGGCCGATCCTTCCCTGAGCGTTTTCAATGATGCCAATTGGTGGTGGACCAGCTCCACTTACGGGTCCAGGGTGAGCTTTACGCGGACCTTTATCAATACCTACCTGAACCGCGACGGCACTCCCTTTACCAATGTTCCCGGCCATGAGACCATGACCTTTCCCGAGGAGGTGAAGAACAGGGACCTGCGCCTGAGCCAGACCATTCGCATGGGCGATTACAAACGAATAAACGGCGGGGTGGAAGAGCCTGCTCCCCCGTATTTTCCTACACCTATACCGGCTACCAGCCAATCAAATGGACCCTGGACGACACGTATTATGACGGCGGCACGCGGAACGACAATTCCATCAGTATTATCCGATATGCCGAAGTACTGCTGA
- a CDS encoding SusC/RagA family TonB-linked outer membrane protein, translating to MIKQVKVVKSCIVLIASSLCCYSAGAGSREIQQDADIISSAQYAQNEKHEISAGRTAAPRESRVLLKNVLDDLSGKYHVTLNYIGKTVSGIYVIPPAGNRFSGNFGKGLNGFLAPLGLACEQSGKEQYIIYTKREPVPLSGQTSLLAKNTVISLSEIGKAVRGRLEARMLQQRVSGQVTDNAGEPLPGVSVLLKGSLNGTSTDPEGRYTLENIPEGGVLVFSFIGYKTREEATGGRELVNVSLEPDVASLEEVVVVGYGTQKKVNLTGAVDQVTSEVLENRPMPNVSQGLVGVIPNLNIDMQDGKPIQSPTFNIRGNTSIGQGGSALVLIDGVEGDPRTLNPSDIASVTVLKDASSAAIYGARGAFGVVLITTKAPAEGKTSVSYSINQSFKQPTTVPDLVTDGYLWAKMFNEAWTAWNDYSQTPQNVNKTLKFSQEYLAELERRSNDPSLPDVEVNENGEYVYYGSTDWYDLLYKDDFSSTEHNLSVSGSSGKASYYVTGRLFGQDGLFRYNSDDYKMYNLRAKGAVQLFPWLNVENNASYSSMQYHNPLNVGEGGSIWRNIADEGHPMSPLLNPDGTLTYSAAYTVGDFYYGKNGIDMNRKVLRNTTSFNTNFYDNKFRLKGDFTFQNTDYDEQRLRVKVPYSRKPGVIEYVGTNYNDIQNVLDRTQYLATNFYGEYENTFAGKHYFKGMAGYNYEQSTFKGISNLRNGLIFEDAKDINLALGQSIVTGGGYERWNIMGGFFRLNYAYDSRYLLEVNGRYDGSSKFPESQRYAFFPSVSVGWRVSEEPFWKVSENMISNLKIRASYGSLGNGSIESYSFQEKFTIEQSGRVLGGVRPQKTGQPSVIPDGLTWETSTTRNIGIDLAMLRDRLNIVADAYVRETTDMFTVGPELPAVFGTDVPRGNYADLRTKGWELTVAWRDAFELGSKPFNYDIRATLADYQAEITKFNNENNDLDNYYVGQKLGEIWGYETQGFFRSEEEIENAADQTDIRASTSGQLLPGDIRFRDLNNDGVIDNGLNRADSAGDMRVIGNSTPRYSYGINLGASWNNFFFSAFFQGVAKQDWFPDREASIFWGQYNRPYNDMPKWQIGNIWSEDNPDAFLPRYRGYIAQGADRELSTPQTKYILNIAYIRLKNLQVGYNLPAQLISRVGLSQARIYLTGENLWSWSPLYRITRDLDVESTSGSDRVLTSRNVDERGAGNGYNYPMIKSFTLGLSLTF from the coding sequence ATGATAAAACAGGTAAAAGTCGTTAAAAGCTGCATCGTGCTGATAGCTTCTTCCCTTTGCTGCTACAGCGCCGGTGCAGGCAGCCGGGAAATACAGCAGGACGCTGACATTATTTCCTCTGCTCAGTATGCACAGAACGAAAAGCATGAAATAAGCGCCGGAAGAACCGCTGCTCCCCGGGAAAGCCGGGTTTTGCTGAAGAATGTCCTCGACGACCTCTCGGGAAAATACCATGTAACATTGAATTATATTGGAAAAACGGTAAGCGGCATTTACGTGATCCCGCCCGCAGGCAATCGGTTTTCGGGAAATTTTGGAAAAGGCCTTAACGGCTTCCTGGCCCCGCTGGGCCTTGCCTGCGAGCAGTCAGGGAAAGAGCAATATATCATTTATACGAAAAGGGAGCCAGTTCCACTTAGCGGGCAGACTTCGCTCCTGGCAAAAAATACGGTTATTTCCCTGTCTGAGATAGGAAAAGCAGTTCGCGGAAGGCTGGAGGCCAGGATGCTTCAGCAGCGCGTATCCGGACAGGTTACAGACAATGCCGGGGAGCCCCTTCCGGGGGTCAGCGTGCTGTTGAAAGGAAGCCTGAACGGCACCTCGACCGATCCGGAGGGAAGGTACACGCTTGAAAATATTCCCGAAGGCGGAGTTCTGGTATTCAGTTTTATAGGTTATAAAACAAGGGAAGAAGCAACAGGCGGGAGGGAGCTGGTTAACGTCAGCCTGGAACCCGATGTCGCATCGCTGGAAGAAGTGGTCGTAGTTGGTTACGGAACCCAGAAAAAGGTTAACCTCACCGGGGCCGTTGACCAGGTGACCAGCGAGGTGCTGGAAAACCGGCCCATGCCAAACGTCTCCCAGGGCCTGGTAGGAGTCATCCCCAACCTGAACATTGACATGCAGGACGGCAAGCCTATCCAGTCGCCAACTTTTAATATCCGCGGAAATACCTCCATCGGGCAGGGAGGAAGCGCCCTGGTCCTTATCGACGGCGTGGAAGGCGATCCGAGAACGCTGAACCCTTCCGACATTGCTTCGGTTACCGTGCTGAAAGACGCCTCTTCGGCCGCTATTTATGGCGCAAGGGGAGCCTTTGGAGTGGTGCTGATCACGACCAAAGCGCCTGCGGAAGGGAAGACCAGCGTGTCCTATTCCATCAACCAGTCCTTTAAGCAGCCTACCACCGTGCCGGACCTGGTGACGGACGGATATCTTTGGGCGAAAATGTTCAACGAAGCCTGGACGGCATGGAACGATTATTCGCAGACTCCCCAGAACGTCAATAAAACGCTGAAGTTTTCACAGGAATACCTGGCAGAGCTGGAGAGGCGGTCCAATGATCCGAGCCTGCCGGATGTGGAAGTGAACGAGAACGGCGAATATGTGTACTACGGAAGCACTGACTGGTATGATCTGCTCTACAAAGACGATTTCAGTTCTACGGAACATAATCTTTCCGTGTCGGGGAGTTCCGGGAAAGCCAGTTATTATGTGACCGGGCGGCTGTTCGGCCAGGATGGCCTGTTCCGGTATAACTCCGACGATTATAAGATGTATAACCTCCGCGCCAAGGGGGCTGTCCAGCTCTTTCCCTGGCTGAACGTGGAGAATAATGCCAGTTATTCTTCAATGCAATACCATAATCCTCTGAACGTTGGCGAAGGCGGGAGCATATGGCGGAACATTGCTGATGAAGGGCATCCCATGTCGCCGCTGCTGAATCCTGACGGTACGCTCACCTATTCGGCAGCCTATACCGTAGGCGATTTTTACTACGGGAAGAATGGGATTGACATGAACCGGAAGGTCCTGAGGAACACCACTTCCTTCAATACTAACTTTTACGATAATAAGTTCCGGCTGAAAGGCGATTTCACGTTCCAGAACACGGATTATGATGAACAGCGCCTGCGGGTAAAAGTGCCCTACAGCCGCAAGCCCGGCGTGATCGAGTACGTAGGCACCAATTACAACGATATCCAGAACGTCCTTGACCGCACGCAATACCTGGCCACCAACTTCTACGGCGAATACGAGAATACCTTCGCAGGAAAACATTACTTCAAGGGAATGGCCGGTTACAATTACGAGCAATCCACCTTTAAGGGCATCAGCAATCTTCGTAACGGGCTTATCTTCGAAGATGCGAAGGACATTAACCTGGCGCTGGGGCAATCTATCGTCACCGGCGGAGGCTACGAACGCTGGAACATCATGGGCGGTTTCTTCCGGCTGAACTATGCGTACGACAGCCGCTACCTGCTGGAAGTGAACGGCCGGTACGATGGTTCCTCCAAGTTCCCCGAAAGTCAGCGTTACGCCTTCTTTCCCTCGGTATCGGTAGGCTGGCGGGTGTCCGAAGAACCTTTCTGGAAAGTATCCGAAAACATGATCTCCAACCTGAAGATCCGGGCGTCCTACGGCAGCCTGGGTAACGGAAGCATTGAATCCTATTCATTCCAGGAAAAATTCACGATCGAGCAATCGGGTCGCGTACTTGGCGGCGTCCGGCCTCAGAAAACCGGGCAACCCAGTGTGATCCCGGACGGGCTTACCTGGGAAACCAGCACCACGCGAAATATAGGGATTGACCTGGCCATGCTGCGGGACCGGTTAAATATCGTCGCCGACGCCTATGTCCGTGAAACCACCGATATGTTCACGGTTGGCCCTGAACTTCCAGCGGTATTCGGAACAGATGTTCCCAGGGGAAATTATGCCGACCTCCGTACCAAAGGCTGGGAATTAACGGTTGCCTGGCGGGATGCCTTTGAGCTGGGTTCCAAGCCCTTTAATTACGATATCCGCGCCACACTGGCCGATTACCAGGCCGAAATTACCAAGTTCAATAACGAGAATAATGACCTGGACAATTATTACGTGGGGCAGAAGCTTGGCGAGATCTGGGGCTACGAAACGCAGGGCTTTTTCCGGTCGGAAGAGGAGATCGAGAATGCCGCCGACCAGACGGACATCAGGGCCTCCACCAGCGGGCAGCTGCTGCCAGGCGATATCCGTTTTCGCGACCTGAACAACGACGGCGTTATTGACAACGGCCTTAACCGGGCGGACAGCGCCGGCGATATGCGGGTGATCGGCAATTCCACTCCCAGGTATAGCTACGGCATTAACCTGGGCGCTTCCTGGAATAATTTTTTCTTTTCCGCCTTTTTCCAGGGCGTTGCCAAGCAGGATTGGTTTCCTGACCGGGAGGCCAGCATTTTCTGGGGCCAGTATAACCGCCCCTACAATGACATGCCCAAATGGCAGATCGGGAATATATGGTCGGAAGACAATCCGGATGCCTTTTTGCCACGTTACCGGGGTTATATTGCCCAGGGGGCCGACAGGGAATTGTCTACTCCTCAAACCAAATATATCCTTAATATCGCCTACATCCGGCTCAAAAACCTGCAAGTTGGCTACAATCTTCCCGCACAGCTGATAAGCCGGGTGGGACTGAGCCAGGCACGTATTTACCTGACCGGGGAGAATCTCTGGTCCTGGAGTCCGCTTTACCGGATCACACGGGACCTGGATGTGGAGAGTACTTCCGGGTCCGACCGGGTTCTTACCAGCCGTAATGTTGATGAGCGGGGAGCCGGCAACGGCTATAATTACCCGATGATCAAAAGCTTCACCCTTGGATTGTCCCTCACCTTTTAA
- a CDS encoding FecR family protein: MQYQDYTVKDFLLDERFRKWVMNPDPEIEAFWESWLLNNSEKAEEVQQAREVLQLIRFRQHQASPEEQAQTWERIGQTIRDERPVIPLPGASPSRRVLTRRLRYAAALAALLMVVSLAFYFYYRAPVSHDTAYGEISTIVLPDNSIVKLNANSHLRYTRSWDNERPREIWLEGEAFFSVVHKSNNQQFLVHTNDMTVKVTGTEFNVNTRHIATKVVLNNGAVELLLNPGTQKQDAKNRENLLMKPGDMISWSYRTGKLISARVDPELYSSWRTNILRFKGTPILEVARSLQDNFGIAIRFEDRELLEETFTGTIPMDNVDVFFKTLSRTFNVEIIRNDKEIIIVKR; this comes from the coding sequence ATGCAATACCAGGATTACACAGTTAAGGATTTTCTGCTGGATGAGCGTTTCCGCAAGTGGGTCATGAATCCCGATCCGGAAATCGAAGCTTTTTGGGAAAGCTGGCTTTTGAACAATTCCGAAAAGGCGGAGGAAGTACAGCAGGCACGCGAAGTTTTACAGCTGATCCGGTTCAGGCAGCATCAGGCTTCACCGGAGGAACAGGCGCAAACCTGGGAAAGGATCGGACAGACAATCCGCGATGAGCGGCCGGTCATTCCCCTGCCGGGCGCTTCGCCTTCCCGCCGGGTCCTGACGCGCCGCCTCCGGTACGCCGCGGCGCTGGCAGCCCTGCTGATGGTGGTATCCCTTGCCTTTTATTTTTATTACCGCGCGCCGGTAAGTCATGATACCGCTTATGGCGAAATCAGCACCATCGTTCTTCCGGACAACTCCATCGTCAAATTAAACGCCAATTCCCACCTCCGGTATACCCGCAGTTGGGATAATGAGCGGCCAAGGGAGATCTGGCTGGAAGGCGAAGCTTTCTTCTCGGTCGTGCATAAAAGCAATAATCAACAATTCCTGGTGCATACCAATGATATGACCGTAAAGGTGACCGGCACAGAATTCAATGTTAACACAAGGCATATCGCCACTAAAGTAGTGCTGAATAATGGCGCTGTGGAACTTCTGCTCAATCCGGGAACTCAAAAGCAGGATGCAAAAAACCGGGAAAATCTCCTGATGAAGCCCGGCGATATGATCAGCTGGTCGTACAGGACAGGCAAATTGATCAGCGCCAGAGTTGACCCGGAGCTTTATTCTTCCTGGAGAACGAATATTCTTCGTTTTAAAGGAACGCCCATCCTGGAAGTGGCCCGTTCACTGCAGGATAATTTCGGGATCGCCATTCGCTTTGAAGACCGGGAACTCCTGGAGGAAACCTTTACCGGGACCATACCCATGGATAACGTGGATGTATTCTTTAAAACACTTTCCCGGACGTTTAACGTGGAAATTATCCGGAATGACAAGGAAATAATCATAGTAAAAAGATGA
- a CDS encoding RNA polymerase sigma factor — protein sequence MLRNGDKQAFALIYNRFFPRLFNYGMKLIPQAELIRDGIHDVFVTLWKSRQRLSATSSVKFYLYACLKRRIIALSRQNRLLPVKRLFGFPGEFEFCLSPEDSIILEQTGQIKRQKLQELINKLSRRQKEALFLRYYEGLSPKEVAAIMSLNINSTYVLLSKALDFLRTHRDKLLPAAFLFFFK from the coding sequence ATGTTGCGGAATGGTGATAAACAGGCTTTCGCCCTGATTTACAATAGGTTTTTTCCCCGGCTCTTCAATTACGGGATGAAGCTTATTCCGCAGGCGGAGCTGATCCGTGACGGAATTCACGATGTGTTCGTAACCCTGTGGAAATCCCGCCAGCGGCTTTCGGCTACCAGCTCCGTTAAATTCTATTTATACGCCTGCCTGAAGAGAAGAATAATCGCCCTTTCCAGGCAGAACCGGCTGCTTCCTGTAAAGCGGCTGTTCGGTTTTCCCGGAGAATTTGAATTCTGCCTTTCCCCGGAAGACAGCATCATCCTGGAACAGACCGGGCAAATAAAAAGGCAAAAGCTGCAGGAGCTTATCAATAAGCTTTCCAGGAGGCAAAAAGAGGCCCTGTTTTTACGTTATTATGAAGGCTTAAGCCCGAAAGAAGTCGCCGCTATCATGTCCCTGAATATTAACTCCACCTACGTACTCCTCTCCAAAGCGCTTGATTTCCTGAGAACTCACCGGGACAAGCTGCTTCCGGCTGCTTTTTTATTTTTTTTCAAATAA
- a CDS encoding DUF3127 domain-containing protein has translation MEIKGKVVEVSEVMQVTDTFKKRELIVEYVENNPAYPEYLKFETLQEKCNLLDAVKPGDEVEVAFNLRGRPWTGKDGRKQYFNSLVLWKINIAGGSSAQEGTDQIPDYVQQDPNSQDDDLPF, from the coding sequence ATGGAAATCAAAGGAAAAGTTGTTGAAGTGTCGGAGGTAATGCAGGTAACGGACACGTTTAAAAAGCGCGAACTGATCGTTGAATATGTTGAAAATAACCCTGCTTATCCCGAATACCTGAAATTTGAAACGCTGCAGGAAAAATGCAATTTGCTGGATGCGGTAAAGCCGGGCGATGAAGTGGAAGTTGCCTTTAACCTCCGCGGCCGCCCATGGACCGGGAAAGATGGCCGGAAGCAATATTTTAATTCGCTCGTACTCTGGAAAATAAACATTGCGGGAGGTTCCTCCGCCCAGGAAGGAACGGATCAAATACCTGATTACGTTCAGCAGGATCCGAACTCGCAGGATGATGATTTGCCGTTTTAG